Proteins from one Desulfonema limicola genomic window:
- the rsxE gene encoding electron transport complex subunit RsxE, with the protein MADQPTAGERFIQGILPENPVYRQLLGLCPTLAVTNGLQAAITMSAAVMFVLFCANVIVSLIRNLLKPHLRIVIFTLTIATFVTIADRFLAAYVYQMSKVLGPYIPLIIVNCIIICRCEVCASKQGVVAAGADAIGQSIGFCLALSSIAAVREILGTGMLFSIRVLPEIWPDWVVMVLPPGAFLTFGLLLGAINWYSSRKARG; encoded by the coding sequence ATGGCTGATCAACCGACTGCCGGAGAAAGGTTTATCCAGGGGATTCTGCCTGAAAACCCGGTATATCGCCAACTGCTTGGACTCTGTCCCACCCTGGCTGTAACCAACGGCCTTCAGGCAGCCATTACCATGTCTGCTGCCGTAATGTTTGTATTGTTTTGTGCCAATGTGATAGTCAGCCTGATCCGCAATCTTCTCAAGCCTCATCTGCGGATTGTGATATTCACACTTACCATTGCCACCTTTGTTACCATAGCAGACCGTTTTCTGGCCGCCTATGTATATCAGATGAGCAAGGTACTTGGTCCCTATATTCCTCTTATTATTGTAAACTGCATTATTATATGCCGCTGCGAAGTCTGCGCTTCCAAACAAGGAGTTGTTGCAGCCGGAGCTGATGCCATCGGCCAGTCAATTGGTTTCTGTCTTGCACTTTCAAGTATTGCAGCAGTCAGGGAAATTCTGGGAACCGGAATGCTTTTCAGTATCCGGGTCCTTCCTGAAATATGGCCTGACTGGGTTGTCATGGTACTGCCTCCAGGTGCATTTCTGACCTTTGGACTGCTGCTTGGTGCAATTAACTGGTACAGCAGCCGAAAGGCAAGGGGGTAA